From Passer domesticus isolate bPasDom1 chromosome 5, bPasDom1.hap1, whole genome shotgun sequence, the proteins below share one genomic window:
- the CYREN gene encoding cell cycle regulator of non-homologous end joining yields the protein MAAGERRRQLPAWMGAAGPGRAAAAPSPRPGRRRAAAGRRPAALYCMNEAELVEVALAVLAENLQCEEGEENARSRSEEEQEIPPTPKEVPGSTANTDGGSDHGPALPSPPGAAADAKRTGRENSEDDVLKYVREIFFS from the exons ATGGCGGCGGgcgagcggcggcggcagctcccggcctggatgggggcggcggggcccgggcgggcggcggcggccccgtcCCCCCggcccgggcggcggcgggcggcggcggggcgcaG GCCGGCGGCGCTGTACTGCATGAACGAGGCCGAGCTGGTGGAGGTGGCCCTGGCGGTCCTGGCCGAG AATCTGCAGTGCGAGGAAGGTGAAGAGAACGCCCGGTCCAGGAGCGAAGAGGAGCAGGAGATCCCACCAACACCAAAGGAGGTTCCTGGAAGCACGGCCAACACGGATGGAGGCAGTGACCATGGTCCGGCACTTCCGTcccctcctggtgctgctgctgatgcaAAGAGGACAGGCAGGGAGAACTCTGAGGACGATGTCCTGAAATATGTCAGGGAGATCTTTTTCAGCTGA
- the TMEM140 gene encoding transmembrane protein 140 has translation MAITGIPTAAFTMVARKYAGTRMGLLPQRCTKNLLHLLILLETVGALALMSYALLYEAGNLVNLPDKRIGFYSFCLWNETAGELQCLDTKHLQAMGISLLQLGLARVCVYTCLVFILFHLPFLLNVNCTGQGEGWNMIRIIPVIKLIILSGGLGMFLLQTLQWIHPSDFTGGFLALLGTQALLLLQILTATVLLSWVKHTHMCENHLTEAARPTKIGQ, from the exons ATGGCAATCACAG gcatccccacagcagcTTTTACCATGGTAGCAAGAAAGTATGCAGGCACCAGGATGGGTCTTCTGCCACAGAGGTGTACCAAGAACCTGCTGCACCTGCTGATATTACTGGAGACTGTTGGGGCCTTGGCCTTGATGTCCTATGCACTGCTGTACGAAGCTGGAAACCTGGTGAACCTCCCTGACAAACGCATCGGCTTTTACAGCTTCTGCCTGTGGAACGAGacagctggggagctgcagtgcctggacACCAAGCACCTGCAGGCAATGGGCATCAGTCTACTACAGCTGGGACTAGCCAGGGTCTGTGTGTATACCTGCCTGGTCTTCATCCTCTTCCACctcccttttcttttaaatgtgaATTGCACAGgccagggagagggatggaaTATGATTCGCATCATACCCGTCATCAAGTTGATAATCCTGTCTGGAGGCCTGGGTATGTTTCTTTTACAAACCTTGCAGTGGATTCATCCCTCTGATTTCACTGGAGGCTTCCTGGCACTGCTTGGGACTCAGGCTCTGCTACTGCTCCAGATTCTCACTGCCACTGTGCTCCTCAGCTGGGTCAAGCACACACATATGTGTGAAAACCATTTAACTGAGGCGGCCAGGCCCACTAAGATTGGACAGTGA